The Thunnus thynnus chromosome 2, fThuThy2.1, whole genome shotgun sequence genome includes a region encoding these proteins:
- the LOC137194205 gene encoding rabphilin-3A-like isoform X1 — MTDTVMSSSSDRWVSNDRQRTMHASDKEQGNWTMQPGPGSGPDLTDEEKEIINSVIARAEKMEAMEQERIGRLINRLDDMKKTVCGDGVSRCVLCGEQLGSPGVSSVVCEDCKKNMCTKCGTQCSSRPRAVWLCKICREQREVWKRSGAWFFKGFPKHFLPAPMPLSKPREDAAEPQGPPASEPRGSATQPQPPGLEPQDRAGYPPVAPKPSAVRMATGGAGPEEAGQGSPVVMKKMVPVQSSRPQPAGSVAGDGGAYSSGAVPPEQRAPSAVREDRRQPAAYSAPLARQQPPPAAEEEEVNDYDSDEATTLGSLEFSLLYEQESNSLHCSILKAKGLKPMDSNGLADPYVKLHLLPGASKSTKLRTKTLRNTRNPMWNETLTYHGLTDEDMQRKTLRLSVCDEDKFGHNEFIGETRVALKKLKLNQKKNFNVCLERVAPTKRTATVGGARGIALYEDETGKDGGEVEERGRILISLMYSTQQNRLIVGVVRCVHLAAMDANGYSDPYVKIVLKPDMGKKAKCKTQIKKRTLNPEFNEEFGYDIKHSELAKKTLDISVWDYDIGKSNDYIGGCQLGITAKGERLKHWYECLKNKDKKIERWHTLMNENHVASD; from the exons ATGACGGACACAGTGATGAGCAGCAGTTCGGATCGCTGGGTGTCCAACGACAGGCAGAGAACCATGCATGCGAG CGATAAAGAGCA GGGCAACTGGACCATGCAGCCAGGCCCTGGTTCTGGTCCAGACCTgacagatgaagagaaagagattaTAAACAGCGTGATTGCGCGTGCTGAGAAAATGGAGGCCATGGAACAGGAGAGGATTGG GCGCTTGATAAACCGCCTGGACGACatgaagaagactgtgtgtgggGATGGAGTGTCCCGCTGCGTGCTGTGTGGGGAGCAGCTTGGCTCACCCGGGGTCAGCTCAGTGGTGTGTGAAGACTGCAAAAAG AACATGTGTACCAAGTGTGGTACACAGTGCAGCAGTCGGCCACGCGCTGTGTGGCTATGCAAGATCTGCAGAGAACAGCGAGAG GTGTGGAAGAGGTCTGGTGCCTGGTTCTTTAAAGGTTTTCCTAAACATTTCCTACCTGCGCCCATGCCGTTATCTAAACCAAGAGAGGATGCAGCTGAGCCCCAAGGACCACCAGCCTCTGAGCCCAGGGGGTCAGCAACCCAGCCACAACCACCAG GGCTGGAGCCACAGGACCGCGCTGGTTACCCACCTGTGGCCCCTAAACCATCAGCCGTGCGCATGGCCACGGGTGGAGCAGGTCCTGAAGAGGCAGGGCAGGGAAGCCCAGTGGTCATGAAGAAGATGGTGCCTGTCCAGAGCTCCAGACCGCAGCCTGCTG GTTCAGTGGCAGGAGATGGAGGTGCCTACTCTTCTGGTGCAGTTCCTCCAGAGCAGAGAGCGCCCTCCGCAGTACGAGAGGACAGGAGGCAGCCCGCTGCCTACAGTGCTCCTCTCGCTCGACAGCAACCTCCCCCAGctgcggaggaggaggaagtcaACGACTATGACTCTGATGAAGCCA CCACTCTGGGCTCTCTAGAGTTCAGTCTGCTCTATGAACAGGAAAGCAACAGTCTCCACTGTAGCATCCTCAAAGCAAAG GGATTGAAGCCCATGGATTCAAATGGTCTGGCAGATCCTTATGTCAAGCTTCATCTGCTGCCAGGAGCTAGtaag TCTACAAAGTTGCGCACAAAGACCTTGAGAAACACCCGCAACCCCATGTGGAATGAGACGCTCACCTACCATGGCCTGACAGATGAAGATATGCAGCGCAAGACCCTCAG gctgtctgtctgtgatgaAGACAAGTTCGGGCACAATGAGTTTATTGGGGAAACCCGAGTGGCGCTgaagaaactgaaactgaaccagAAGAAAAACTTTAACGTGTGTCTCGAGAGAGTTGCCCCT ACGAAGAGAACCGCAACAGTCGGAGGAGCTCGAGGCATCGCCCTCTACGAAGATGAG ACTGGGAAAGATGGCGGAGAGGTAGAGGAGCGCGGTCGCATCCTGATCTCCCTCATGTACAGCACCCAGCAGAACCGTCTGATCGTGGGCGTCGTGCGCTGCGTTCATCTGGCCGCCATGGATGCTAATGGCTACTCTGACCCTTATGTCAAAAT AGTCCTGAAACCTGACATGGGGAAGAAGGCCAAGTGCAAAACGCAGATCAAGAAGAGGACTTTGAACCCAGAGTTTAATGAG GAATTCGGCTACGACATCAAACACAGCGAACTGGCCAAGAAGACTTTAGATATCTCTGTGTGGGATTATGATATTGGGAAGTCCAATGACTACATTG GTGGGTGTCAACTGGGGATTACTGCCAAAGGAGAAAGGCTGAAGCACTGGTATGAGTGTTTGAAGAATAAGGACAAGAAGATTGAGCGCTGGCACACCTTGATGAACGAGAATCATGTCGCTAGTGATTAA
- the LOC137194205 gene encoding rabphilin-3A-like isoform X2 — protein sequence MTDTVMSSSSDRWVSNDRQRTMHARGNWTMQPGPGSGPDLTDEEKEIINSVIARAEKMEAMEQERIGRLINRLDDMKKTVCGDGVSRCVLCGEQLGSPGVSSVVCEDCKKNMCTKCGTQCSSRPRAVWLCKICREQREVWKRSGAWFFKGFPKHFLPAPMPLSKPREDAAEPQGPPASEPRGSATQPQPPGLEPQDRAGYPPVAPKPSAVRMATGGAGPEEAGQGSPVVMKKMVPVQSSRPQPAGSVAGDGGAYSSGAVPPEQRAPSAVREDRRQPAAYSAPLARQQPPPAAEEEEVNDYDSDEATTLGSLEFSLLYEQESNSLHCSILKAKGLKPMDSNGLADPYVKLHLLPGASKSTKLRTKTLRNTRNPMWNETLTYHGLTDEDMQRKTLRLSVCDEDKFGHNEFIGETRVALKKLKLNQKKNFNVCLERVAPTKRTATVGGARGIALYEDETGKDGGEVEERGRILISLMYSTQQNRLIVGVVRCVHLAAMDANGYSDPYVKIVLKPDMGKKAKCKTQIKKRTLNPEFNEEFGYDIKHSELAKKTLDISVWDYDIGKSNDYIGGCQLGITAKGERLKHWYECLKNKDKKIERWHTLMNENHVASD from the exons ATGACGGACACAGTGATGAGCAGCAGTTCGGATCGCTGGGTGTCCAACGACAGGCAGAGAACCATGCATGCGAG GGGCAACTGGACCATGCAGCCAGGCCCTGGTTCTGGTCCAGACCTgacagatgaagagaaagagattaTAAACAGCGTGATTGCGCGTGCTGAGAAAATGGAGGCCATGGAACAGGAGAGGATTGG GCGCTTGATAAACCGCCTGGACGACatgaagaagactgtgtgtgggGATGGAGTGTCCCGCTGCGTGCTGTGTGGGGAGCAGCTTGGCTCACCCGGGGTCAGCTCAGTGGTGTGTGAAGACTGCAAAAAG AACATGTGTACCAAGTGTGGTACACAGTGCAGCAGTCGGCCACGCGCTGTGTGGCTATGCAAGATCTGCAGAGAACAGCGAGAG GTGTGGAAGAGGTCTGGTGCCTGGTTCTTTAAAGGTTTTCCTAAACATTTCCTACCTGCGCCCATGCCGTTATCTAAACCAAGAGAGGATGCAGCTGAGCCCCAAGGACCACCAGCCTCTGAGCCCAGGGGGTCAGCAACCCAGCCACAACCACCAG GGCTGGAGCCACAGGACCGCGCTGGTTACCCACCTGTGGCCCCTAAACCATCAGCCGTGCGCATGGCCACGGGTGGAGCAGGTCCTGAAGAGGCAGGGCAGGGAAGCCCAGTGGTCATGAAGAAGATGGTGCCTGTCCAGAGCTCCAGACCGCAGCCTGCTG GTTCAGTGGCAGGAGATGGAGGTGCCTACTCTTCTGGTGCAGTTCCTCCAGAGCAGAGAGCGCCCTCCGCAGTACGAGAGGACAGGAGGCAGCCCGCTGCCTACAGTGCTCCTCTCGCTCGACAGCAACCTCCCCCAGctgcggaggaggaggaagtcaACGACTATGACTCTGATGAAGCCA CCACTCTGGGCTCTCTAGAGTTCAGTCTGCTCTATGAACAGGAAAGCAACAGTCTCCACTGTAGCATCCTCAAAGCAAAG GGATTGAAGCCCATGGATTCAAATGGTCTGGCAGATCCTTATGTCAAGCTTCATCTGCTGCCAGGAGCTAGtaag TCTACAAAGTTGCGCACAAAGACCTTGAGAAACACCCGCAACCCCATGTGGAATGAGACGCTCACCTACCATGGCCTGACAGATGAAGATATGCAGCGCAAGACCCTCAG gctgtctgtctgtgatgaAGACAAGTTCGGGCACAATGAGTTTATTGGGGAAACCCGAGTGGCGCTgaagaaactgaaactgaaccagAAGAAAAACTTTAACGTGTGTCTCGAGAGAGTTGCCCCT ACGAAGAGAACCGCAACAGTCGGAGGAGCTCGAGGCATCGCCCTCTACGAAGATGAG ACTGGGAAAGATGGCGGAGAGGTAGAGGAGCGCGGTCGCATCCTGATCTCCCTCATGTACAGCACCCAGCAGAACCGTCTGATCGTGGGCGTCGTGCGCTGCGTTCATCTGGCCGCCATGGATGCTAATGGCTACTCTGACCCTTATGTCAAAAT AGTCCTGAAACCTGACATGGGGAAGAAGGCCAAGTGCAAAACGCAGATCAAGAAGAGGACTTTGAACCCAGAGTTTAATGAG GAATTCGGCTACGACATCAAACACAGCGAACTGGCCAAGAAGACTTTAGATATCTCTGTGTGGGATTATGATATTGGGAAGTCCAATGACTACATTG GTGGGTGTCAACTGGGGATTACTGCCAAAGGAGAAAGGCTGAAGCACTGGTATGAGTGTTTGAAGAATAAGGACAAGAAGATTGAGCGCTGGCACACCTTGATGAACGAGAATCATGTCGCTAGTGATTAA
- the LOC137194198 gene encoding uncharacterized protein — MQNKCLDLLQLAFVLSLLSRSEAQDVIGSGHSCVRSNPAEDGQTRITFLREDTAGARSLYVTLWSEDMRLVTCEINFNPLVMESYSTLCNRSSQEITQRFINVSMLLALDAPCALNSSAPKITRRTRRDGREERKSRRKRAWTFPGTLWCGTGSKAVRYEQLGMFESADRCCREHDHCLHIIPVFTVNYGVFNSNLFTVSHCDCDQRFRQCLLGVNDTISSMVGYSFFNILRVPCFELKKQKRCTKMYWWGMCKVAKEAPYAVFKNPLPYDTTHVTSEYGDNTDSNMSTSSKRQHVTESPEIILHRKSPKGEHRCKSRDPPRGDTFYRRRTKGKGCNRRQKLSTVPPSQRADTTTPSMKAGLMNTSKSSTLVLNKKRIVKKKRTRKGLSPYCTQKTQFLSQATTNSPRQTTSTTQSTLALTQRPALRQHLPTSITAAAKTIKRHKKTPKKSCCCGSRMHAKGDIFRPHCKHCQEQKTTVRPSTATNGLTVKVTLSKTTESHKQDTLKGLWTTATSATSVTTKLKTATSFHKDGKDSHLLWTNTRQEPVGKTIAQSIHAQRNMRENNALHNMTDNQLLCESLKYLDECKYKIPPLEKKYDLQNMETKTAYHCDCTSRWAVQIESFKQPSSVSSLLMDFVSQYCFKLPKKKKHHSRKSCCGGFTKASDLLQALKKIEEKDTAGVRNSGNERKRGIPVRLYKRCLRLEREANNVTQLT, encoded by the exons atgcaaaacaaatgtttagACCTACTTCAACTTGCTTTTGTCTTATCATTGCTCAGTAGGTCAGAAGCACAAGATGTGATCGGATCCGGTCACTCTTGTGTCAGATCAAATCCCGCAGAGGACGGACAAACGCGCATCACTTTTCTGAGAGAGGACACGGCCGGTGCGCGCTCCCTGTACGTCACCCTGTGGTCCGAAGATATGCGACTGGTAACATGCGAAATAAATTTCAATCCACTCGTCATGGAAAGCTATAGTACCCTTTGTAACAGAAGCAGTCAGGAAATCACCCAGCGTTTTATTAATGTCAGCATGTTGCTGGCTCTGGATGCACCCTGCGCGCTGAATTCCAGTGCGCCAAAGATCACCAGGCGCACAAGAAGAGATGGacgggaggagagaaaaagtcgAAGAAAACGCGCCTGGACTTTCCCAGGGACACTGTGGTGCGGCACTGGAAGCAAAGCTGTGCGATACGAACAGTTAG GCATGTTTGAGAGTGCTGATAGATGCTGCCGTGAGCACGACCACTGCCTGCATATCATCCCAGTTTTTACAGTGAATTATGGAGTCTTCAACTCCAACCTCTTCACCGTCTCACACTGTGACTGTGACCAAAG GTTTCGACAGTGCCTTCTTGGTGTGAATGATACCATTTCCAGTATGGTGGGCTACAGCTTCTTCAACATCCTGCGGGTTCCCTGCTTTGAGCTCAAAAAACAAAAGCGATGCACTAAGATGTACTGGTGGGGAAT GTGCAAGGTAGCCAAAGAGGCTCCATATGCTGTCTTCAAAAACCCTCTTCCTTATGACACCACTCATGTTACAAGCGAATATGGAGACAACACTGATAGCAACATGTCAACAAGTAGTAAGAGGCAGCATGTCACTGAAAGCCCTGAGATTATTCTGCACAGAAAGTCACCTAAAGGTGAACATAGATGTAAATCCAGAGATCCACCCAGAGGAGACACTTTCTACCGCCGAAGGACAAAGGGGAAAGGATGTAACAGACGCCAGAAACTGTCTACGGTACCACCATCCCAAAGGGCTGACACAACTACTCCTTCAATGAAAGCAGGTCTTATGAACACTTCTAAAAGTAGCACATTGGTattaaataagaaaagaattgtaaagaagaagaggacCAGAAAAGGCCTGTCACCTTACTGCACACAGAAAACCCAATTTCTATCACAAGCGACCACAAACTCCCCTCGCCAAACAACATCCACAACACAAAGCACCCTAGCTTTGACACAGAGGCCAGCACTTCGACAACACTTACCAACATCCATCACAGCTGCAGCCAAAACCatcaaaagacacaaaaaaactccaaaGAAAAGTTGTTGCTGTGGATCCAGGATGCATGCAAAAGGAGACATTTTTCGGCCTCATTGTAAACATTGTcaggaacaaaaaacaactgttaGACCctcaacagctacaaatggatTGACTGTCAAAGTGACGCTAAGTAAGACAACAGAATCACACAAACAAGACACCTTGAAAGGACTCTGGACTACAGCTACTTCTGCAACGTCCGTCACAACAAAACTAAAGACAGCAACCTCTTTTCATAAGGATGGCAAGGATTCCCATCTCCTGTGGACTAACACACGCCAGGAGCCTGTGGGTAAAACCATAGCCCAAAGCATCCATGCACAGAGAAACATGAGAGAAAATAATGCATTACATAATATGACAG ACAATCAGCTCCTGTGTGAAAGCCTCAAATATCTGGatgaatgtaaatacaaaatCCCTCCTTTGGAGAAGAAGTATGATCTACAAAACATGGAGACAAAGACTGCCTACCACTGTGATTGCACCAGCCG CTGGGCTGTTCAGATTGAAAGCTTCAAACAACCAAGTagtgtctcctctctcctgatgGATTTCGTCTCTCAATACTGCTTTAAACtgccaaagaagaaaaaacaccacagcagAAAAAG CTGCTGTGGAGGCTTCACTAAAGCCTCTGACCTACTTCAAGCACTCAAGAAGATAGAAGAAAAAGACACTGCTGGAGTGCGAAATTCAGgcaatgagagaaaaagagggattCCTGTTCGCCTTTATAAGCGATGCCTAAGGCTGGAAAGAGAAGCTAATAATGTGACACAGCTCACATGA
- the LOC137194243 gene encoding procathepsin L-like, with protein MKLLLVAATVLAAASCATISLEDLEFHAWKLKFGRTYSSPSEEAHRRQIWLNNRKLVLVHNIMADEGIKSYRLGMTFFADMENEEYKRLISQGCLGTFNASLPRRGSAFLRLPEGADLPVSVDWRDKGYVTDVKDQKECGSCWAFSATGSLEGQNFRKIGKLVSLSEQQLVDCSGDYGNMGCGGGLMDNAFKYIIQSGGIDTEDSYPYEGEDGECRYNPATIGAKCTGFTDVTQGDEDALQEAVATVGPVSVAIDASHASFQFYESGVYDEPDCSSLELDHGVLAVGYGTENGNDYWLVKNSWGLGWGDKGYVKMTRNKHNQCGIATAASYPLV; from the exons atgaagctgctgctggttgCTGCTACTGTTCTGGCTGCGGCCAGCTGTGCCACCATCTCTCTGGAGGACCTGGAGTTCCACGCCTGGAAACTCAAGTTTG GAAGGACCTACAGCTCTCCGTCAGAGGAGGCTCATCGCAGGCAAATCTGGCTCAACAACCGCAAACTGGTGCTGGTGCACAACATCATGGCTGATGAGGGCATCAAGTCCTACCGTCTTGGTATGACCTTCTTTGCTGACATG GAAAACGAAGAGTACAAACGTCTGATTTCCCAGGGCTGTCTGGGCACCTTCAACGCCTCTCTGCCTCGCAGAGGCTCTGCCTTCCTCAGGCTGCCTGAGGGAGCTGATCTGCCCGTATCTGTTGACTGGAGGGACAAGGGATACGTCACTGACGTCAAGGATCAGAAGGAGTGCGGCTCCTGCTGGGCCTTCAGTGCA ACTGGCTCGCTGGAGGGTCAGAACTTCAGGAAGATAGGGAAGCTGGTGTCTCTTAGCGAGCAGCAGTTGGTTGATTGCTCTGGTGACTATGGCAACATGGGCTGTGGTGGAGGCCTGATGGACAATGCCTTCAAGTACATCATACAAAGCGGAGGAATAGACACAGAGGACTCCTACCCTTATGAGGGAGAG GATGGAGAGTGCCGATACAACCCTGCCACTATTGGTGCCAAATGCACAGGCTTCACTGATGTGACACAGGGTGATGAAGACGCCCTGCAGGAGGCTGTGGCCACCGTTGGACCTGTGTCAGTTGCCATTGATGCTTCTCATGCATCCTTCCAGTTCTATGAATCAG gAGTGTATGATGAGCCAGACTGCAGCAGCTTAGAGTTGGACCATGGTGTACTGGCTGTAGGTTACGGCACTGAAAACGGAAATGACTACTGGCTGGTCAAGAACAG CTGGGGTCTAGGTTGGGGAGACAAGGGATACGTCAAGATGACCAGGAACAAACACAACCAGTGCGGCATTGCTACTGCAGCCAGCTACCCCCTGGTCTGA